In one Sulfitobacter sp. LCG007 genomic region, the following are encoded:
- a CDS encoding ABC transporter transmembrane domain-containing protein codes for MNRPDFLIRPRHVHRTGNDSAASSLLGYVWRMSQWHQVAVCILAVLVALINLVPLELQRRIINEVVETQNTGMLIRFGLIYLAFLFLHQFLKYVMRLYQSWLAESARRYTRGHLLSVYGRRLGDDAEEGDSGAGRAVSIVNAEVENLGGFVGEDLSQAFANAAMLVSIMGYMLIVETQIALVSLAFLVPQVIVTPFMQRKLNKLVERRVQYLRGLGDEIAEMEGPGENRDLPLLGKIFRNRMAFYALKFALKMLLNLMSALCPLAVLIFGGYMVMQGEAQVGVLVAFISGFERLAGPLRELISFYRIAAQANVQHDMIAKWLDAPGQ; via the coding sequence TTGAACCGACCCGATTTCCTGATCCGTCCGCGCCATGTGCACCGGACGGGCAACGATTCCGCCGCATCCTCGCTGCTTGGCTACGTCTGGCGCATGAGCCAATGGCATCAGGTCGCGGTCTGCATCCTGGCCGTGCTGGTGGCCCTGATCAACCTCGTCCCGCTCGAGCTTCAGCGGCGCATCATCAACGAGGTCGTGGAAACACAGAATACCGGGATGCTGATCCGCTTCGGGCTGATCTATCTGGCCTTCCTGTTTCTTCACCAGTTTCTGAAGTACGTGATGCGGCTTTATCAGTCCTGGCTTGCCGAAAGCGCGCGGCGCTACACCCGGGGCCACCTGCTTAGCGTGTACGGACGCAGGCTGGGCGACGACGCGGAGGAAGGCGACAGCGGTGCCGGTCGCGCCGTGTCGATCGTGAATGCCGAGGTCGAGAACCTGGGCGGGTTCGTTGGCGAGGATCTCAGCCAGGCATTCGCAAACGCGGCGATGCTGGTAAGCATCATGGGCTACATGCTGATCGTGGAGACGCAGATCGCCCTGGTCTCGCTCGCCTTCCTCGTTCCGCAGGTGATCGTCACGCCCTTCATGCAGCGCAAGCTCAACAAGCTGGTGGAACGGCGCGTGCAGTACCTGCGCGGACTCGGTGACGAGATTGCCGAGATGGAGGGGCCCGGGGAAAACCGCGACCTGCCCCTGCTGGGCAAGATATTCCGCAACCGCATGGCATTCTACGCCCTGAAGTTTGCCTTGAAGATGCTGCTGAATCTCATGAGCGCGCTCTGTCCGCTCGCGGTGCTGATCTTCGGCGGATACATGGTCATGCAGGGAGAGGCTCAGGTCGGCGTGCTGGTGGCCTTCATCTCTGGGTTCGAGAGGCTGGCCGGACCGCTGCGCGAGCTGATCAGTTTCTACCGGATCGCGGCGCAAGCGAACGTCCAGCACGACATGATCGCGAAATGGCTTGATGCACCCGGGCAATGA
- a CDS encoding acetoin utilization protein AcuC — MAQPPLFIGSEIFRRSSYGRWHPLRVPRVSTVMDLSRALGWLPGTQFLTSPRAKQKALEVWHHPDYLAALQRVEETQQATAEDLARHNIGSVTNPVFPEIWRRPATAAGGSLLAGELLADGGIVYNPAGGTHHGMPDRANGFCYLNDPVLAMLALRRQGVRRIAYVDIDAHHCDGVALAFHGDPDMLMISVHEERLWPRTGLLEDDAGGSAINLPVPRGLNDTEMAFIRDELILKAVARFAPEALVLLCGADGVEEDPLAHLGLSNNAHWAIVAALKDIAPRLLVLGGGGYNPWSVGRLWTGVWATLNGHDIPDLLPPAGEAVLRALSFDGNRRGKAPPEHWFTTLRDAPRDGDLRDEIVTRVGFLLRRLRNAGTSAPAPYTRPE, encoded by the coding sequence ATGGCGCAACCACCGCTTTTCATCGGCTCCGAGATCTTCCGGCGGTCCAGCTATGGCCGCTGGCATCCGCTGCGCGTGCCGCGGGTGAGCACCGTCATGGACCTGAGCCGGGCGCTCGGCTGGCTGCCGGGCACGCAGTTCCTGACCTCGCCGCGGGCCAAGCAGAAGGCGCTGGAGGTCTGGCACCACCCCGATTACCTCGCCGCGCTGCAAAGGGTCGAAGAGACGCAGCAGGCGACCGCCGAGGATCTCGCCCGGCACAACATCGGCAGCGTGACAAATCCTGTCTTCCCCGAGATCTGGCGGCGGCCCGCCACGGCTGCGGGCGGATCGCTGCTGGCGGGCGAGCTGCTGGCGGACGGCGGGATCGTCTACAATCCGGCGGGCGGCACGCACCACGGCATGCCGGACCGGGCGAACGGTTTCTGCTATCTCAACGACCCGGTTCTTGCGATGCTCGCGCTGCGGCGTCAGGGGGTGCGGCGCATCGCCTATGTCGACATCGACGCGCATCATTGCGACGGCGTGGCGCTGGCCTTTCACGGCGATCCCGACATGCTGATGATCTCGGTCCACGAGGAAAGGCTCTGGCCCCGGACCGGGCTGCTCGAGGATGACGCGGGAGGTTCCGCGATCAACCTGCCCGTGCCGCGCGGGCTGAACGACACCGAGATGGCATTCATCCGGGACGAGCTGATCCTCAAGGCCGTTGCGCGTTTCGCACCCGAGGCGCTGGTGCTTTTGTGCGGCGCGGATGGTGTCGAGGAGGATCCGCTGGCGCATCTGGGTCTTTCCAACAACGCCCATTGGGCGATCGTGGCGGCACTGAAGGACATCGCGCCGCGCCTTCTCGTGCTGGGCGGTGGCGGCTACAATCCCTGGTCGGTGGGGCGGCTCTGGACCGGAGTCTGGGCGACGCTGAACGGCCACGACATTCCGGACCTTCTGCCGCCCGCCGGCGAGGCCGTGCTGCGGGCTCTCAGCTTCGACGGAAACCGGCGCGGGAAGGCGCCGCCCGAACACTGGTTCACGACCCTGCGGGACGCGCCCCGCGATGGCGATCTGCGCGATGAGATCGTCACGCGGGTGGGATTTCTGCTCCGGCGCCTCCGGAATGCTGGAACGTCTGCGCCTGCGCCCTATACTCGACCGGAATGA
- a CDS encoding ABC transporter permease: MLRYTLKRLVSLAISLAVASLVIFAVIEVAPGDPASFMLGLNAQPDTLAALRTELGLDQTRPERYLDWVGGMLTGDLGISYTYRTPVSEMVMQRLAVTVPLALYALALSTLIAFPAGIYAAARRGGASDTAVMGATQLGVAVPNFWFAMMLVLVFAINLRWFAAGGFAGWEHGLGAGLHSLTLPAISLALPQAAILTRVMRSALLDVLGQDYMRTARAKGLSARQALWRHGLRNAMIPVLTIIGLQFSFLIAGTIIIEQVFYLPGLGRLIFQSISARDLIVVESVVMLIVFAVIVINFLVDLAYAAVDPRLRSRT, translated from the coding sequence ATGCTGCGCTATACCCTCAAACGTCTCGTATCGCTGGCAATCAGCCTGGCCGTCGCCTCGCTGGTCATCTTCGCCGTGATCGAGGTCGCCCCGGGGGACCCGGCCTCGTTCATGCTTGGTCTGAATGCCCAGCCGGATACGCTCGCCGCGCTGCGCACGGAACTGGGGCTCGACCAGACCCGGCCCGAACGCTACCTCGACTGGGTGGGCGGCATGCTTACGGGCGATCTCGGCATATCCTATACCTACCGCACGCCGGTCTCCGAGATGGTCATGCAGCGCCTCGCCGTCACTGTTCCCCTTGCCCTCTACGCGCTGGCGCTGTCGACGCTCATCGCCTTTCCCGCCGGGATCTACGCGGCCGCCCGCAGGGGCGGAGCCTCCGACACCGCGGTGATGGGGGCAACCCAGCTTGGCGTGGCGGTGCCGAACTTCTGGTTCGCGATGATGTTGGTGCTCGTCTTCGCCATCAATCTGCGATGGTTCGCCGCCGGCGGCTTTGCCGGTTGGGAGCACGGTCTCGGGGCGGGCCTGCACTCACTGACCCTTCCCGCCATCTCGCTTGCCCTGCCGCAGGCCGCGATCCTGACCCGGGTCATGCGCTCGGCCCTGCTCGATGTGCTGGGACAGGATTACATGCGCACCGCCCGCGCAAAGGGCCTTTCCGCGCGGCAGGCCCTGTGGCGGCACGGTCTGCGCAACGCGATGATCCCTGTGCTCACCATCATCGGCCTGCAGTTCTCGTTCCTCATCGCCGGGACCATCATCATCGAGCAGGTCTTCTACCTGCCCGGGCTCGGCCGCCTGATCTTCCAGTCGATTTCGGCACGCGATCTGATTGTGGTGGAATCCGTCGTCATGCTGATCGTCTTCGCCGTCATCGTGATCAACTTCCTCGTCGATCTCGCCTATGCCGCCGTCGACCCCCGGCTGAGGTCGCGCACGTGA
- a CDS encoding ABC transporter permease: MNRNLLIGATLTLAMLAMALMSFVWTPFDAATLDIPNKLKPPGGAHLLGTDHLGRDILSMVMVGMRTSLAVALLAVAMGMGLGVPLGLAAAAKKGSWLDETIMRGNDIVFAFPFLLMAILITAVFGPSALNAIIAFGLFNIPVFARVTRGAALSLWQREFILSARVAGKSTARISAEHILPNVSDLLIVQGTIQFALGIQVEAALSFVGLGVQPPVPSLGRMLADAQTMVAIAPHMALIPGLAVVVIVLGLNLLGDGLRDWLDPRLRAVRA; the protein is encoded by the coding sequence GTGAACCGAAACCTGCTGATCGGGGCAACGCTGACCCTCGCCATGCTCGCCATGGCGCTGATGTCGTTTGTCTGGACGCCCTTCGACGCCGCAACGCTCGACATCCCGAACAAGCTGAAGCCCCCCGGAGGCGCGCATCTGCTCGGGACCGATCACCTCGGGCGCGACATCCTGTCGATGGTGATGGTCGGGATGAGGACGTCGCTCGCCGTGGCGCTTCTGGCGGTCGCGATGGGCATGGGCCTCGGCGTCCCGCTCGGACTTGCCGCCGCCGCGAAGAAGGGAAGCTGGCTCGACGAGACGATCATGCGCGGCAACGACATCGTCTTCGCTTTCCCCTTCCTGCTGATGGCGATCCTGATCACCGCCGTCTTCGGCCCCTCCGCCTTGAATGCCATTATCGCCTTCGGCCTCTTCAACATTCCGGTCTTCGCGCGGGTGACGCGAGGCGCCGCGCTCAGTCTCTGGCAAAGGGAATTCATCCTCTCCGCCCGGGTCGCGGGCAAGTCAACGGCGCGCATCTCGGCTGAACACATCCTGCCAAACGTGAGCGATCTGCTGATCGTGCAGGGAACCATCCAGTTCGCCCTTGGCATCCAGGTCGAGGCGGCGCTCAGCTTCGTCGGCCTCGGCGTACAGCCTCCGGTTCCGTCGCTGGGCCGGATGCTGGCCGACGCCCAGACGATGGTCGCGATCGCGCCGCATATGGCGCTGATCCCGGGATTGGCGGTGGTCGTGATCGTTCTAGGGCTCAACCTTCTGGGCGACGGGCTGCGCGACTGGCTCGATCCGCGCCTGCGGGCGGTGCGCGCATGA